One window of the Archangium primigenium genome contains the following:
- the tssG gene encoding type VI secretion system baseplate subunit TssG: MASPERHPDALVAAAEALRPRVNRQAFFPLVAYLERLTADAARVGELGPVLQEQIRFRHDPSLGFSAGDVSALELRQVPAQEEDALARRPLFEVITSFLGLTGSVSPLPMFMAEEVVQEDPDRPVRREFLDLFHHRLLSLLFRIESRYRVTSELTSDCEDQWSRRLLALAGFDTFDRKRTGKLPAWRMLRIVPILASRVRTAEKLELALQDVLSEELGGARVTVHQFMGRWVDIDARMQLGRAHHQLGRTTLLGGRAFDRTGRFQIDIGPLPPQAWRRLMPEGDLYPLACEVVALCTRDPLEYSFELSLSESVQHSFQLTRNEPSRLGRDTWLGTNRQSRISVPGAP; the protein is encoded by the coding sequence GTGGCCTCCCCGGAACGGCACCCAGATGCTCTTGTAGCGGCCGCCGAGGCGCTCCGTCCCCGGGTCAACCGCCAGGCCTTCTTCCCCCTGGTGGCCTACCTCGAGCGGCTCACCGCGGACGCGGCGCGCGTCGGGGAGCTGGGGCCCGTGCTCCAGGAGCAAATCCGCTTCCGGCATGACCCGTCCTTGGGCTTCTCCGCTGGCGATGTCAGCGCGCTGGAGCTGCGGCAGGTGCCCGCCCAGGAAGAGGACGCCCTGGCCAGGCGGCCCCTGTTCGAGGTCATCACCTCGTTCCTCGGCCTCACCGGCTCGGTGTCGCCGCTGCCCATGTTCATGGCCGAGGAGGTGGTCCAGGAGGATCCCGACCGCCCCGTGCGGCGCGAGTTCCTGGACCTGTTCCACCATCGGCTGCTCTCACTGCTCTTCCGGATCGAGTCGCGCTACCGCGTCACCAGTGAGCTGACGTCCGACTGCGAGGACCAGTGGTCCCGGCGCCTGCTGGCCCTGGCGGGCTTCGACACGTTCGATCGGAAGCGGACCGGGAAGCTGCCCGCCTGGCGCATGCTGCGCATCGTTCCCATCCTCGCCAGCCGCGTGCGCACCGCCGAGAAGCTGGAGCTGGCGCTCCAGGACGTGCTCAGTGAGGAGCTCGGGGGCGCGCGCGTCACCGTGCACCAGTTCATGGGCCGGTGGGTGGACATCGACGCGCGGATGCAGCTGGGCCGCGCCCACCACCAGCTCGGGCGCACCACGCTGCTGGGGGGCCGGGCCTTCGATCGCACCGGGCGCTTCCAGATCGACATCGGCCCCCTGCCGCCCCAGGCCTGGCGGCGCTTGATGCCCGAGGGCGACCTGTATCCCCTCGCCTGCGAGGTGGTGGCGCTCTGCACGCGCGACCCCCTCGAGTACAGCTTCGAGCTCTCGCTGAGCGAGAGTGTCCAGCACTCGTTCCAGCTCACCCGGAACGAGCCGTCCCGGCTCGGACGGGACACCTGGCTCGGCACGAACCGGCAGAGCCGGATCTCCGTCCCGGGCGCCCCCTGA
- the tssF gene encoding type VI secretion system baseplate subunit TssF, which yields MFSKYYLSELTYLRETGRAFGLANPTVAGLLVERGGDPDVERLLEGFAFLTARVRERVEDDIPEMVHVLTDLLLPHYLRPLPAATILEFTPQLRALRGRAQVPAGTEVAAQPIDGTSCVFRTTSDVALLPLTLEDASLDKSASAAPVLRLNFQAQEQGRVEVFKPGGLRLFIHSDLATSSLILLWLLRYCRGIEVRMGSGHSVWLPPQSLRPIGFERDFRLLPWPRASEGYRQMQEYFTLPEKFLFFEVHQLESAASVAEDRFELAFHLQRPPPLEARIGRDMFRLNCAPAINLFSASAHPLRHHTLDGEHLLRASDMEPRHSEVYSVDQVTGLRSGRNDRRHYRPFFDFAHGAGGDAEPAFYRLRRTASPIDDGIDTYLSLETARDVVPALTEETLSIELTCTNRSLPTRLQVGDVCLPTFTSPTQARFKNITPVSRPARAPLGTELHWRLMSHLAINQRSLADADVLRRLLELYNFHALTDDLTGRANRLRINALRKVEVSTCTRFLQGTPVRGTRTLLELDGTSFMGIGDAFLFGCILDELFAANVTLNAFNELAMRVQPSQMEYAWPPRNGTQMLL from the coding sequence ATGTTCAGCAAATACTACCTGAGTGAGCTCACCTACCTGCGCGAGACGGGACGGGCCTTTGGCCTGGCCAATCCCACCGTGGCGGGCCTGCTCGTGGAGCGAGGGGGAGACCCCGACGTGGAGCGGCTGCTCGAGGGCTTCGCCTTCCTGACGGCGCGCGTGCGCGAGCGGGTGGAGGACGACATCCCGGAGATGGTGCACGTCCTCACGGATCTGCTGCTGCCGCACTACCTGCGGCCCCTGCCCGCCGCCACCATCCTGGAGTTCACCCCTCAGCTGCGCGCCCTGCGCGGCCGCGCCCAGGTGCCCGCGGGCACGGAGGTCGCGGCCCAGCCCATCGACGGCACGTCCTGTGTCTTCCGCACCACGTCAGACGTGGCCCTGCTGCCCCTGACGCTGGAGGACGCCTCGCTCGACAAGTCCGCCAGCGCCGCGCCCGTGCTGCGGCTCAACTTCCAGGCCCAGGAGCAGGGCCGCGTGGAGGTGTTCAAGCCCGGCGGCCTCCGGCTGTTCATCCACTCGGATCTGGCCACCAGCTCGCTCATCTTGCTGTGGCTCTTGCGCTACTGCCGGGGCATCGAGGTGCGCATGGGCTCGGGTCACAGCGTGTGGCTGCCGCCCCAGTCGCTCCGACCCATCGGCTTCGAGCGGGACTTCCGGCTGCTGCCCTGGCCCCGGGCGTCCGAGGGCTACCGGCAGATGCAGGAGTACTTCACCCTGCCGGAGAAGTTCCTCTTCTTCGAGGTGCACCAGCTGGAGTCCGCCGCCTCCGTCGCGGAGGACCGCTTCGAGCTCGCCTTCCACCTGCAGCGTCCTCCCCCCCTGGAGGCGCGCATTGGCCGGGACATGTTCCGGCTCAATTGCGCGCCCGCCATCAACCTGTTCTCCGCCTCCGCCCACCCGCTGCGCCACCACACCCTGGACGGCGAGCACCTCCTGCGCGCCTCCGACATGGAGCCCCGGCACTCGGAGGTGTACTCGGTGGACCAGGTGACGGGCCTGCGGTCGGGCCGCAACGACCGGCGCCACTACCGGCCCTTCTTCGACTTCGCGCATGGCGCGGGCGGCGACGCCGAGCCCGCCTTCTACCGGTTGAGACGTACGGCCTCACCCATCGATGACGGCATCGACACCTACCTCTCCCTGGAGACGGCCCGCGACGTGGTGCCCGCCCTCACCGAGGAGACCCTGTCCATCGAGCTCACCTGCACCAACCGCTCCCTGCCCACCCGGCTGCAGGTGGGCGACGTCTGTCTGCCGACGTTCACCTCGCCCACCCAGGCGCGCTTCAAGAACATCACCCCCGTGAGCCGGCCCGCCCGCGCGCCCCTGGGCACCGAGCTGCACTGGCGGCTGATGTCGCACCTGGCCATCAACCAGCGCTCGCTCGCGGACGCCGACGTGCTGCGCCGGTTGCTGGAGCTCTACAACTTCCACGCCCTCACGGACGACCTGACGGGCCGGGCCAACCGCCTGCGCATCAACGCCCTGCGCAAGGTGGAGGTGAGCACCTGCACCCGCTTCCTGCAGGGCACCCCGGTGCGCGGCACCCGCACGCTGTTGGAGCTCGACGGCACGAGCTTCATGGGCATCGGGGATGCGTTCCTCTTCGGGTGCATCCTGGACGAGCTGTTCGCCGCCAACGTCACCCTCAATGCCTTCAACGAGCTGGCGATGCGCGTCCAGCCCTCGCAGATGGAGTACGCGTGGCCTCCCCGGAACGGCACCCAGATGCTCTTGTAG
- the tssE gene encoding type VI secretion system baseplate subunit TssE: MSTRGLLSRLENGGVHLSSRREDPLESITRHLRVLLNTRKGESVAAPGYGILDFNDVVHSYPAALQKIQASIRSAIQEYEPRLRNVVVQHLPDDNEPVALKFEITAQLAQKGSRDIFRFRTRVGAGGQVELW; encoded by the coding sequence ATGTCCACCCGAGGTCTCCTCTCCCGGCTCGAGAACGGCGGCGTGCACCTGTCCTCGCGCCGGGAGGATCCGCTCGAATCCATCACCCGCCACCTGCGGGTGTTGCTCAACACCCGCAAGGGGGAGTCCGTCGCCGCCCCTGGCTACGGCATCCTGGACTTCAACGATGTCGTCCACTCCTACCCGGCGGCCCTGCAGAAGATCCAGGCCTCCATCCGCTCGGCCATCCAGGAGTACGAACCGCGACTGCGCAACGTGGTGGTGCAGCACCTGCCCGACGACAACGAGCCCGTGGCGTTGAAGTTCGAGATCACCGCGCAGCTCGCCCAGAAGGGCAGCCGCGACATTTTCCGCTTCCGGACCCGGGTGGGCGCCGGCGGCCAGGTCGAGTTGTGGTGA
- the tssD gene encoding type VI secretion system tube protein TssD, giving the protein MAETVHLFLKANGADIKGDSTQKSLGRDGSIECVYYEQEVVTARERGSGIASGRRQYAPLLIRKRIDKSSPLLMKALAENAVIEGTLKFFRPNPTGDGTTEQFYSVAIKQGRINHIKQYVPSTIVPATSFEPPLEEVSFVFHTISWTYTNGGVQHEDTWSDQR; this is encoded by the coding sequence ATGGCAGAGACGGTACACCTCTTTTTGAAGGCCAATGGCGCGGACATCAAGGGTGACAGCACCCAGAAGAGCCTGGGCCGCGACGGCTCCATCGAATGTGTCTATTACGAGCAGGAGGTCGTCACGGCGCGTGAGCGAGGCTCGGGCATCGCGTCCGGCCGGCGCCAGTACGCGCCCCTGCTCATCCGCAAGCGCATCGACAAGAGCTCGCCCCTGCTCATGAAAGCGCTGGCGGAGAACGCCGTCATCGAGGGCACGCTCAAGTTCTTCCGCCCCAACCCCACGGGGGATGGCACCACGGAGCAGTTCTACAGCGTGGCCATCAAGCAGGGCCGCATCAACCACATCAAGCAGTACGTGCCCAGCACCATCGTGCCCGCCACGTCCTTCGAGCCTCCGCTGGAGGAGGTCTCGTTCGTGTTCCACACCATCTCGTGGACCTACACGAACGGCGGCGTGCAGCACGAGGACACCTGGTCGGATCAGCGCTAG
- the tssC gene encoding type VI secretion system contractile sheath large subunit, translating to MSTETNVLKSGGIVETAQSNASLLNSILAETRLKPQDEGYDVARRGVQAFITEMLAPHRGEERVDKALVDAMIAEIDQRLSTQVNEIIHHRDFQAMESTWRSLKFLVDKVDFRENIRVEMLNVSKEDLLKDFEDAPEVVKSGLYRIVYSNEYGVFGGKPYGLLCGNYDFGPGPQDMELLRKCAAVASMAHAPFLSNASAEFFGEGDFRTLPNLKDLNSLLGGPQYARWHSFRDSEDSRYVGLCLPRFLLRLPYGEDTIPVKSFNFHEDVVGEHERYLWGHASIALASRVADSFAKYRWSPNIIGPQSGGAVENLPLHQYEALGEIQTKIPTEVLLTERREYELSEEGFIGLVFRKSADNAAFFSANSVQRAKYFGGTPEGKQAETNYRLSTQLPYMFIMSRLAHYIKVLQREQIGSWKERSDLERELNHWLSQYVADMDDPAPVVRSRRPLRSAHVSVEDVDGQPGWYRCNIQVRPHFKYMGASFTLSLVGKLDKE from the coding sequence ATGAGCACCGAGACGAACGTGTTGAAGAGCGGCGGCATCGTGGAGACGGCGCAGTCCAATGCCTCTCTGCTCAACTCCATCCTCGCCGAGACGCGGCTCAAGCCCCAGGACGAGGGCTATGACGTGGCCCGGCGCGGCGTGCAGGCCTTCATCACCGAGATGCTGGCGCCCCACCGCGGCGAGGAGCGGGTGGACAAGGCGCTGGTGGACGCGATGATCGCGGAGATCGATCAGCGCCTGAGCACCCAGGTCAACGAGATCATCCACCACCGGGACTTCCAGGCGATGGAGTCCACGTGGCGCTCGCTCAAATTCCTCGTCGACAAGGTGGACTTCCGCGAGAACATCCGGGTGGAGATGCTCAACGTCTCCAAGGAGGATCTGCTCAAGGACTTCGAGGATGCCCCCGAGGTGGTCAAGAGCGGCCTGTACCGGATCGTCTACTCCAACGAGTACGGCGTGTTCGGCGGCAAGCCCTATGGCCTGCTGTGCGGCAACTACGACTTCGGCCCCGGTCCCCAGGACATGGAGCTCTTGCGCAAGTGCGCCGCGGTGGCGTCCATGGCGCATGCGCCGTTCCTGTCCAACGCCAGCGCGGAGTTCTTTGGCGAGGGGGACTTCCGCACCCTGCCCAACCTCAAGGATCTCAACTCGTTGCTCGGCGGGCCGCAGTACGCGCGCTGGCACTCGTTCCGCGACAGCGAGGACTCGCGCTACGTGGGCCTGTGCCTGCCGCGCTTCCTGCTGCGGCTGCCCTATGGGGAGGACACCATCCCGGTGAAGTCCTTCAACTTCCACGAGGACGTGGTGGGCGAGCACGAGCGCTACCTGTGGGGCCATGCCTCCATCGCGCTCGCCAGCCGCGTGGCGGACTCCTTCGCCAAATACCGCTGGAGCCCGAACATCATCGGCCCGCAGTCCGGCGGCGCGGTGGAGAACCTGCCGCTGCACCAGTACGAGGCCCTGGGGGAGATCCAGACCAAGATTCCCACCGAGGTCCTGCTCACCGAGCGCCGCGAGTACGAGCTGTCCGAGGAGGGTTTCATCGGCCTGGTGTTCCGCAAGTCCGCGGACAACGCCGCCTTCTTCTCCGCCAACTCCGTGCAGCGCGCCAAGTACTTCGGCGGCACGCCCGAGGGCAAGCAGGCGGAGACCAACTACCGGCTGAGCACACAGCTGCCCTACATGTTCATCATGAGCCGCCTGGCGCACTACATCAAGGTGCTGCAGCGCGAGCAGATCGGCAGCTGGAAGGAGCGCTCGGACCTGGAGCGCGAGCTCAACCACTGGCTGAGCCAGTACGTGGCGGACATGGATGACCCGGCGCCCGTGGTGCGCTCGCGCCGGCCGCTGCGCAGCGCGCACGTGAGCGTGGAGGACGTGGATGGGCAGCCGGGCTGGTACCGCTGCAACATCCAGGTGCGCCCGCACTTCAAGTACATGGGCGCGTCCTTCACCCTGTCGCTCGTGGGCAAGCTCGACAAGGAGTAG
- the tssB gene encoding type VI secretion system contractile sheath small subunit, translated as MSKESSVAPTERVNIVYKPATGTAQEQVELPLKILMMGDYTHRPDARALEDRAPINVDKDNFNEVMAQQGLKVTLSVPDTLSNDPAAELPMTLEFKTLADFSPESVVNQVPELKTLLELRAALHALKGPLGNLPAFRRKLQSLLADPDSRQKLMRELGLKDDATHGPA; from the coding sequence ATGAGCAAGGAAAGTTCTGTCGCGCCCACCGAACGCGTCAACATCGTCTACAAGCCCGCCACCGGCACCGCGCAGGAGCAGGTGGAGCTGCCGTTGAAGATTCTGATGATGGGGGATTACACGCACCGGCCGGACGCGCGGGCGCTGGAGGACCGGGCCCCCATCAACGTGGACAAGGACAACTTCAACGAGGTGATGGCGCAGCAGGGATTGAAAGTGACGCTGTCGGTGCCCGACACGCTGTCCAACGATCCGGCCGCCGAGCTGCCGATGACGCTCGAATTCAAGACCCTGGCGGACTTCTCGCCCGAGAGCGTTGTCAATCAGGTGCCGGAACTCAAGACGCTCCTGGAGCTGCGCGCGGCCCTGCATGCCCTCAAGGGCCCCTTGGGCAACCTGCCCGCGTTCCGTCGCAAGCTGCAGTCGCTGCTCGCGGACCCGGACAGCCGACAGAAGCTGATGCGTGAGCTGGGCCTGAAGGATGACGCCACCCACGGACCCGCGTAG
- the tssA gene encoding type VI secretion system protein TssA, with protein sequence MPTLSLEELRERARAWTEPISAETPAGRSAKHEPAYDIVSREVARLESPTGTPVDWARVVENAGGLLRRDTKDLWLAAYLAHGLHATDGLRGAVTGMTVLTEVLERYWPTLFPEATRLRGRVNAVRWFVDRMVESLPAAQVSAGNREWAESLEDAARRLAEVARTRFEEQSPPLGPLLDGVRRLQERRPAPADLPAPVKVVPATPLPPPPALTAGQAGDADAVLEQLRGLGSALVESARVLREAHDAEPLAYRLLRVGLWLHLTQAPAPGTEGRTSVPGLPASLRAQLERLETHGRWAELLVEAEGAMGQHRFSLDLQRYSDAALTGLGDTHTAAREAARWELATVLKRMPGVSGLLAADGTPFADERTRKWLDTTLTPRDTPAAPPPPRAREVLDDERYASLPLPVREVLAASGVAEAIALLQHQVTQAPAGRPRFKARLLLARLCFLSAQPALARALYEELVAESTARGLDEWEPALSVECLEGLLLVGRTVQKTTNTVSPEAWAHFRRLTRLDPSASFRLGQFTLEV encoded by the coding sequence ATGCCCACCTTGTCCCTCGAAGAGCTTCGCGAGCGCGCCCGAGCCTGGACGGAGCCCATCTCCGCGGAGACGCCGGCGGGCCGCTCCGCCAAGCACGAGCCCGCCTACGACATCGTCTCGCGGGAGGTGGCCCGACTGGAGTCGCCCACTGGGACGCCCGTGGACTGGGCCCGGGTGGTGGAGAACGCGGGCGGGCTGTTGCGGCGCGACACCAAGGATCTCTGGCTCGCCGCGTACCTGGCGCACGGGCTGCATGCCACCGATGGCCTGCGCGGTGCCGTGACGGGCATGACGGTGCTCACCGAGGTGCTTGAGCGCTACTGGCCCACCCTGTTCCCCGAGGCCACGCGTCTCCGGGGGCGCGTGAACGCGGTGCGCTGGTTCGTGGACCGGATGGTGGAGAGCCTGCCGGCCGCCCAGGTGTCCGCCGGGAACCGGGAGTGGGCGGAGTCGTTGGAGGACGCGGCCCGGCGTCTGGCGGAGGTGGCGCGCACGCGCTTCGAGGAGCAAAGCCCCCCGCTGGGCCCCTTGCTCGACGGCGTGCGCCGGCTCCAGGAGCGGCGGCCCGCGCCCGCCGACCTCCCCGCGCCCGTGAAGGTGGTCCCCGCGACCCCGCTTCCGCCGCCTCCCGCCCTGACCGCGGGCCAGGCGGGAGACGCGGACGCCGTGCTGGAGCAGCTCCGGGGCCTCGGCTCGGCCCTGGTGGAGTCCGCCCGGGTGCTGCGCGAGGCCCACGACGCCGAGCCGCTCGCCTACCGGCTGCTGCGCGTGGGGCTCTGGCTGCACCTCACCCAGGCCCCCGCGCCAGGGACGGAGGGCCGGACGTCCGTGCCCGGCCTGCCCGCCTCCCTGCGCGCGCAGTTGGAGCGGCTGGAGACCCATGGCCGCTGGGCGGAGCTGCTGGTGGAGGCGGAAGGCGCCATGGGCCAGCACCGCTTCTCCCTGGATCTCCAGCGCTACAGCGACGCCGCGCTGACGGGTCTCGGGGACACCCACACCGCCGCGCGCGAGGCGGCGCGGTGGGAGCTGGCCACGGTGCTCAAGCGCATGCCCGGCGTGTCGGGCTTGCTCGCCGCGGACGGAACGCCCTTCGCCGACGAGCGCACCCGGAAGTGGCTGGACACCACGCTCACCCCCCGCGACACGCCCGCCGCGCCGCCGCCGCCCCGCGCGCGCGAGGTGCTCGACGACGAGCGCTATGCGTCCCTGCCGCTCCCGGTCCGCGAGGTGTTGGCCGCGAGCGGTGTCGCGGAGGCCATTGCCTTGCTGCAACACCAGGTCACCCAGGCCCCCGCGGGCCGTCCCCGCTTCAAGGCCCGGCTCCTCTTGGCGCGGTTGTGTTTCCTTTCCGCACAGCCCGCGCTCGCGCGCGCCCTCTATGAAGAGCTGGTCGCCGAGAGCACGGCACGCGGTTTGGATGAATGGGAGCCCGCCTTGTCCGTGGAATGTCTGGAAGGACTCCTGCTCGTGGGCAGGACTGTGCAAAAGACTACCAACACCGTCTCCCCAGAGGCGTGGGCTCACTTTCGTCGTCTGACAAGACTTGACCCATCCGCCTCCTTTCGTTTAGGACAGTTCACACTGGAGGTATGA
- the tagF gene encoding type VI secretion system-associated protein TagF, with the protein MRASSVRAGLVGKTPCQTDFLRLQATSVLAVQLHLWLAEGVEAARAARCGLPPGVVHFLFTAPGEANVLLGVFAPSTDGVGREFPLAVFTELPGPTAANQLAVLPTAFGPFLAAGAALLHDAATLDVVGLTQRVRALPYPPPEALTRARRQLQGLWMTTRGPELLQPLLRPGEAPGSPYYALHTFRTACDGERHRQRGRAHVVLECPLPPGLGPSAWLELATRLLRWPSVPPALLWAEHPEPRLLLCLGAMPPELLPHLARPGPGGQRLWPLRTSRGAAIEQAARALTEHQRRLIDSPTTSLEELLHGLSC; encoded by the coding sequence ATGCGCGCGTCCTCCGTCAGGGCGGGACTGGTGGGCAAGACGCCCTGCCAGACCGATTTCCTCCGCCTCCAGGCCACCAGCGTGCTCGCCGTCCAGCTGCACCTCTGGCTGGCCGAGGGCGTGGAGGCGGCCCGCGCCGCCCGGTGTGGGCTGCCCCCTGGGGTGGTGCACTTCCTGTTCACCGCGCCGGGTGAGGCGAACGTGCTGCTGGGGGTGTTCGCCCCCAGCACGGACGGCGTGGGCCGGGAGTTCCCCCTGGCGGTCTTCACCGAGCTGCCCGGCCCCACGGCGGCCAACCAGCTCGCCGTGTTGCCCACGGCGTTCGGCCCCTTCCTGGCCGCCGGTGCCGCGCTCCTGCACGACGCGGCGACCCTGGACGTGGTGGGCCTCACCCAGCGCGTCCGCGCCCTGCCCTACCCGCCACCCGAGGCCCTCACCCGGGCCCGACGCCAGCTCCAGGGGCTGTGGATGACCACCCGCGGCCCCGAGCTGCTCCAGCCCCTGCTGCGGCCCGGCGAAGCGCCTGGAAGCCCCTATTACGCCCTGCACACCTTCCGCACCGCCTGTGACGGGGAACGGCACCGGCAGCGGGGCCGCGCCCACGTCGTCCTGGAGTGCCCCCTGCCCCCGGGGCTCGGGCCCTCCGCCTGGCTGGAACTCGCGACCCGCCTGCTGCGCTGGCCCTCCGTGCCACCGGCCCTCCTCTGGGCCGAGCACCCCGAGCCCCGCCTGCTCTTGTGCCTGGGCGCGATGCCACCCGAGCTCCTTCCCCACCTGGCGCGTCCGGGCCCGGGCGGCCAGCGCCTCTGGCCCCTGCGCACCTCCCGCGGGGCCGCCATCGAGCAGGCGGCGCGCGCGCTCACCGAGCACCAGCGCCGGCTCATCGACTCTCCCACCACGTCCCTCGAGGAGCTGCTCCACGGCCTGTCGTGCTGA